The following proteins come from a genomic window of Candidatus Methylomirabilis sp.:
- a CDS encoding SDR family oxidoreductase produces MMTAFSKFDLSGKTALITGAAGLLGREHALALLESGATVVLTDLGLEALAAARDTLSQFAEPARILTQAVDVTQPKIIDAVADRLAAEGHAIDILVNNAAIDPKVQGDQGVLETSRLENFPLDQWDMQIRVGLTGAFLCSQVFGTAMAESGKGGVILNIASDLSVISPDQRLYRKDGVPDEMQPVKPVTYSVIKAGLIGLTRYLATYWADHGVRCNALSPGGVYTGQPEDFVRRITSLIPLGRMAKRDEYRAAVQFLCSDASMYLNGQNIVMDGGRSVW; encoded by the coding sequence ATGATGACGGCATTCAGCAAATTTGACTTAAGCGGAAAAACCGCTCTCATAACCGGGGCAGCCGGCCTCTTGGGCAGGGAACATGCGTTGGCCTTGCTCGAGAGCGGTGCGACCGTCGTGCTCACTGATTTGGGACTTGAGGCACTTGCGGCGGCGCGGGACACATTGTCGCAATTCGCAGAGCCGGCCAGGATACTGACGCAGGCTGTGGATGTGACACAGCCTAAAATCATTGACGCGGTAGCCGATAGGCTGGCTGCCGAGGGACACGCGATCGATATCCTCGTGAACAATGCTGCGATCGACCCGAAGGTACAGGGTGACCAAGGGGTGCTCGAAACGTCTCGGCTCGAGAACTTCCCCCTCGATCAGTGGGACATGCAAATCCGCGTGGGTCTCACCGGCGCTTTTTTGTGTAGCCAGGTTTTTGGCACGGCGATGGCAGAAAGCGGAAAGGGTGGGGTTATCCTGAATATTGCTTCGGATCTCTCCGTAATATCTCCCGATCAGCGCCTTTACCGCAAAGACGGCGTGCCGGATGAGATGCAGCCCGTGAAACCAGTGACCTATTCTGTCATCAAGGCGGGTCTTATTGGCCTGACTCGCTACCTCGCAACATACTGGGCGGATCATGGAGTTCGATGCAATGCTCTCTCGCCAGGAGGCGTCTATACGGGGCAGCCAGAAGACTTCGTACGGCGAATTACCTCGTTGATTCCGCTTGGAAGAATGGCAAAGCGCGACGAATACCGCGCGGCCGTACAGTTCCTCTGTTCCGACGCGTCCATGTACCTCAACGGACAGAACATTGTAATGGACGGTGGGAGATCCGTGTGGTGA
- a CDS encoding sugar phosphate isomerase/epimerase family protein, with protein MSTLSPLAADSSLHDRVGFMQGRMSAPSDGRVQAFPWSSWREEFSVAEKNGFRLMEWTLDQDQLYENPLMTVAGQVEIRALVQRYGVGIPSLTGDCFMQAPFWKAHGENRESLTRDFLAVAAACCKVGISMLIVPLVDNGRLESSWQEDILVEFLRSERPYFEALGLRVLFESDFESPALRRFIERLDSDSFGINYDIGNSAALNFDPVEEIATYGHRIMNVHVKDRKLGGTTVPLGEGAANFELVFSVLRRAGYASNFILQTARSPGGDHVGALRRYRDMTVDWLRRAEEGRLAS; from the coding sequence ATGAGTACCTTGTCTCCGCTCGCGGCGGATAGCTCTTTGCACGATCGTGTCGGATTCATGCAAGGCCGTATGTCAGCCCCGAGTGATGGCCGCGTACAAGCCTTTCCCTGGTCCTCTTGGCGGGAGGAATTTTCAGTCGCCGAAAAGAACGGCTTTCGCCTGATGGAGTGGACGCTCGATCAGGACCAATTGTACGAAAACCCCCTAATGACAGTGGCCGGACAAGTCGAGATCCGCGCGTTGGTCCAACGTTATGGTGTCGGTATTCCCTCGCTAACCGGCGATTGTTTCATGCAGGCACCGTTTTGGAAGGCGCATGGTGAGAATCGCGAATCCCTTACGCGCGATTTTCTGGCGGTGGCCGCCGCCTGCTGCAAAGTCGGTATTTCGATGTTGATCGTGCCGTTGGTCGACAACGGTCGGTTGGAAAGCTCCTGGCAGGAGGACATTCTCGTGGAGTTCCTTCGGAGCGAGAGGCCATACTTCGAGGCGCTCGGCCTGCGTGTGCTATTTGAATCCGACTTTGAGTCGCCTGCGCTGCGTCGGTTCATCGAACGATTAGATTCTGACTCATTCGGAATTAACTATGACATTGGTAACAGCGCCGCACTCAACTTCGATCCCGTGGAAGAGATCGCAACGTACGGGCACCGTATTATGAATGTCCATGTAAAAGACCGGAAGTTGGGTGGCACAACCGTACCGCTGGGGGAGGGGGCTGCGAATTTCGAATTGGTATTCAGTGTGCTGAGGCGGGCCGGTTACGCCTCCAATTTCATTCTCCAAACCGCCCGTTCCCCGGGCGGTGATCACGTAGGCGCCTTGCGCCGCTATCGCGACATGACCGTTGACTGGTTACGACGCGCAGAGGAAGGCCGTCTTGCATCTTGA
- a CDS encoding acylneuraminate cytidylyltransferase family protein: protein MSRNVAIIPARGGSQSIPDKNIREFSGKPLIAWTIEKARETKGIDRIIVSTDSERIATVARNYGAETPFLRPASLSTAEMAIEPVLKHAYEWLLANEGYQAETLVLLFPTNPLRETRHIEESLRLFQETVADSVITVNESPAHYTPYWTIVRGADGRARYFGGGDMRTGYTRRQDFPERCFAKNDLIFVLRPQNLFGDLPSLYGRRTELLVTDRIYDGDINTREDWDLTLLTFRYLTSLKAPAHS from the coding sequence ATGAGCCGGAACGTTGCTATTATCCCCGCGCGCGGGGGATCGCAGAGTATTCCCGATAAGAATATTCGGGAATTTTCTGGGAAACCCTTGATCGCATGGACCATTGAAAAGGCGCGCGAAACCAAGGGTATCGATCGAATAATCGTCTCGACGGACAGCGAACGAATTGCAACTGTTGCTCGTAACTATGGCGCGGAGACTCCCTTTCTCCGGCCTGCATCGCTTTCCACTGCGGAAATGGCAATTGAGCCGGTATTGAAACATGCTTACGAGTGGCTTCTCGCCAATGAAGGTTATCAGGCAGAGACGCTCGTCCTGCTCTTTCCGACGAATCCGCTCCGCGAAACACGACACATTGAGGAGTCGCTTCGTCTCTTTCAGGAGACCGTCGCGGACTCGGTGATCACCGTGAACGAGTCGCCCGCGCACTATACGCCTTACTGGACCATTGTCCGAGGCGCCGATGGGAGGGCCCGCTACTTCGGCGGCGGGGACATGCGCACAGGATATACCCGGCGTCAGGATTTTCCGGAGCGTTGTTTCGCCAAGAACGACCTTATTTTCGTTCTGCGGCCTCAGAACCTCTTCGGAGATCTGCCGAGTCTCTATGGCAGACGAACAGAACTTCTAGTCACCGATCGTATCTACGACGGCGACATCAATACTCGTGAAGACTGGGATCTGACGCTCTTGACGTTCCGTTATCTGACTTCGCTTAAAGCGCCAGCTCACTCTTGA
- a CDS encoding SDR family oxidoreductase: MHLELADKRALVTGSSRGIGRAIAQALHGEGCRVMLNGRSADALAQAASELPGASFVAGDVTRPEEARRIVAETKTALGRLDILVCNVGSGRSVPPGAESHEEWLRAFAVNFWSATNVIEAAREMLAGSRGAIVCVSSICGLEVIPGAPVTYSAAKAALNAYVRGISRPLGKLGVRINAIAPGNIMFDGSVWERRMGEDQEAVQSMLQREVALARLGSPQDVAELAAYLASPRAEFVTGGVWTLDGGQVRA; this comes from the coding sequence TTGCATCTTGAACTGGCTGACAAGCGGGCTCTGGTAACCGGTTCGTCGCGCGGCATCGGTCGCGCGATCGCGCAGGCTCTCCACGGCGAAGGCTGCCGGGTGATGTTGAATGGGCGTTCGGCTGACGCTCTTGCGCAGGCCGCTTCCGAACTTCCGGGAGCATCGTTCGTCGCCGGAGATGTAACGCGTCCGGAGGAAGCCCGGCGTATCGTTGCCGAGACCAAGACGGCGCTGGGTCGTCTCGATATTCTGGTTTGTAATGTGGGCAGTGGTCGCTCCGTGCCACCGGGAGCCGAATCGCATGAAGAGTGGCTGCGAGCCTTTGCGGTAAATTTCTGGAGTGCCACCAACGTAATCGAGGCTGCCCGTGAAATGCTGGCCGGTTCCCGCGGCGCGATAGTCTGCGTGTCATCGATTTGCGGGCTGGAAGTAATACCCGGGGCGCCGGTTACCTACTCGGCCGCCAAGGCGGCCCTGAATGCCTATGTGCGCGGCATCTCTCGTCCCTTGGGAAAGCTGGGAGTGCGAATCAATGCCATCGCACCAGGCAACATCATGTTTGACGGCTCAGTTTGGGAACGCAGGATGGGAGAAGATCAGGAAGCGGTACAGAGCATGCTTCAGCGCGAAGTAGCTTTGGCCCGCCTTGGCTCACCGCAGGATGTTGCGGAACTCGCTGCCTACCTCGCGTCCCCCCGGGCCGAGTTTGTGACTGGCGGCGTGTGGACGCTGGATGGCGGGCAAGTTCGGGCCTAG